A DNA window from Mucilaginibacter xinganensis contains the following coding sequences:
- a CDS encoding acyltransferase family protein encodes MKKKKTMETTQRQTYLDWLRIISILGVLFFHSAMPYVAEDGWHIKNHETSNLMMESNHFLHLFRMPLLFFISGTVSYYMMQRRSALSFIGLRFRRLFIPLLVGMFIVVPPQIYMERLAHGYKGSFWDWYPSVFNFVPYPKGSFSWHHLWFIAYLFIYDLLFAPLFSWMISPKSNGFKQKLAALANGKWVYLLMLPGIIWFILLSGKLPETNDLAHDGCYFVYWLLFLLAGFVCILQPKLMDSLERNRRFALSTGFLTLMIWECMRWNKVEPGYSNWPFQSNLFNYLFVALRPTIAWGWVLALVGYGKHYLNRKHAILNYMNQAVYPFYILHQTVIVLVVYYIVQTQNESILSKYIYTVGITFFVSVLIYHLFIRPYALTRLLFGMKPKDIPKPVMQVEKEDAKPVVVLSA; translated from the coding sequence ATGAAAAAAAAGAAAACAATGGAAACCACACAACGCCAAACCTATCTCGACTGGTTAAGAATCATATCCATACTGGGTGTATTATTTTTTCATTCGGCCATGCCTTATGTAGCCGAAGACGGCTGGCATATCAAGAACCACGAAACCAGCAACCTCATGATGGAATCAAATCATTTTTTGCACCTTTTTCGCATGCCGCTGCTTTTTTTTATTTCAGGTACAGTAAGCTATTACATGATGCAGCGGCGATCTGCTTTAAGCTTCATCGGCTTACGTTTTCGCAGGCTTTTTATCCCATTGCTGGTGGGTATGTTCATTGTAGTGCCGCCGCAAATTTATATGGAACGGTTGGCGCATGGCTACAAAGGCAGCTTTTGGGACTGGTATCCGAGTGTATTTAATTTTGTGCCTTATCCTAAAGGCAGCTTTAGCTGGCACCACCTTTGGTTTATTGCTTATTTGTTTATTTATGATCTGCTTTTTGCACCGCTGTTTTCATGGATGATCTCGCCCAAAAGCAATGGGTTTAAACAAAAGCTGGCTGCGCTGGCGAACGGCAAATGGGTTTATTTACTAATGTTGCCCGGTATTATATGGTTTATATTGCTGAGCGGGAAATTACCCGAAACCAATGACCTGGCACATGATGGCTGCTACTTTGTTTACTGGTTATTGTTCCTGCTGGCGGGCTTTGTCTGCATCCTGCAACCTAAACTTATGGACAGCCTGGAGCGCAACCGTCGCTTTGCTTTGAGTACGGGGTTTTTGACGCTGATGATATGGGAATGCATGAGGTGGAATAAAGTTGAGCCCGGGTATTCGAACTGGCCATTTCAAAGCAACTTATTCAATTATTTGTTTGTAGCTTTAAGGCCAACTATTGCCTGGGGATGGGTACTGGCATTGGTGGGTTACGGCAAGCATTACCTCAATCGCAAGCATGCCATACTTAATTACATGAACCAGGCAGTGTATCCATTCTACATCCTGCATCAAACGGTGATCGTGCTGGTGGTTTATTATATCGTGCAAACTCAAAATGAAAGTATCCTGTCGAAATATATCTATACGGTTGGGATCACTTTCTTTGTAAGTGTGCTGATTTACCACCTGTTTATCCGTCCATATGCTTTAACAAGGCTTTTGTTTGGTATGAAGCCTAAGGACATACCTAAGCCGGTGATGCAGGTGGAAAAGGAAGATGCTAAACCTGTGGTAGTGTTATCTGCATGA
- a CDS encoding chaperone modulator CbpM, whose amino-acid sequence MVNLIATTEICTYHDVEYTFINSLGEAGLLKLKMVKKNTYIPETELQKLEKMIRMHRELDINVAGIEAIVHLLDRVERMQEELRVLRNMLG is encoded by the coding sequence ATGGTAAATTTAATAGCAACCACAGAGATCTGCACCTATCATGATGTGGAATATACTTTTATAAATTCGCTGGGCGAGGCGGGGTTGTTAAAGTTAAAAATGGTTAAAAAGAATACTTACATCCCCGAAACAGAGTTACAGAAGCTGGAAAAGATGATCAGGATGCACCGCGAGCTTGATATAAACGTAGCTGGCATAGAAGCCATAGTCCACTTGCTGGACAGGGTAGAACGGATGCAGGAAGAGTTGCGGGTATTGCGCAACATGTTGGGGTAA
- a CDS encoding DnaJ C-terminal domain-containing protein, protein MAFIDYYQVLGVDKKASDKDIKGAYRKLARKYHPDLNPNDAEAHKKFQQLNEANEVLSDPDKRKKYDQYGENWQHGAEYEQARQQQSRQQQSGGQYAGFEGFGGDDFSDFFQSMFGGAQSGGGRGGQTKYRGQDYNAELRLGLKEAAATHKQTLTVNGKNIRITIPAGVENGQNIKIAGHGAAGVNGGPAGDLYITFLVADDPGFKRKGSDLFANAKLDIYTAVLGGEITVDTLDSKVKIKVKPETQNGTKVKLKGKGMPVYKKEGQFGDLYVTYEIQVPANLTEKQRKLFEELKELNAPAA, encoded by the coding sequence ATGGCATTTATTGATTATTACCAGGTATTAGGTGTCGATAAAAAGGCATCAGATAAAGATATAAAAGGCGCCTATCGTAAGCTTGCCCGCAAGTACCATCCCGACCTTAACCCGAATGATGCGGAAGCCCATAAAAAGTTTCAGCAGTTGAACGAAGCGAATGAAGTATTAAGCGACCCCGACAAGCGCAAAAAATACGATCAGTACGGCGAAAATTGGCAACACGGCGCTGAGTATGAACAGGCAAGGCAGCAGCAAAGCCGGCAGCAACAAAGCGGGGGGCAGTATGCAGGATTTGAAGGGTTCGGCGGCGATGATTTCTCAGATTTCTTTCAATCCATGTTCGGCGGTGCACAGAGCGGCGGCGGCCGCGGGGGGCAGACTAAATATCGCGGTCAGGACTATAATGCTGAACTTCGGCTTGGCTTAAAAGAAGCGGCCGCAACACATAAGCAAACCTTAACGGTAAATGGTAAAAATATCCGGATAACCATTCCGGCGGGAGTAGAGAACGGGCAAAATATTAAAATTGCGGGTCATGGTGCTGCGGGTGTAAATGGCGGACCTGCCGGCGATCTGTACATTACATTTCTGGTAGCTGATGATCCCGGCTTCAAGAGGAAGGGAAGCGACCTGTTTGCTAATGCTAAGCTGGATATATACACAGCGGTACTTGGCGGCGAGATAACAGTTGACACGCTTGACAGTAAAGTAAAGATTAAAGTGAAACCCGAAACGCAAAATGGAACAAAGGTGAAACTTAAAGGCAAAGGGATGCCGGTTTACAAAAAGGAAGGCCAGTTTGGCGATCTGTATGTAACCTATGAGATTCAGGTGCCCGCTAATCTGACCGAAAAGCAGCGCAAGTTATTTGAGGAACTTAAGGAGTTAAATGCTCCGGCAGCCTAA
- a CDS encoding GAF domain-containing sensor histidine kinase translates to MISAPIPENEGTRISTLHNSCLLDTPQEAEFDEIVKLASLLCNTPISLISLVDTDRQWFKARIGLDVNETHRDVSFCSHAILQDQLFEVRDAILDDRFNDNPLVTTDPSIRFYAGMPLVTSNGSRLGTLCVIDRTPGELSEKQRFGLKVLANNVIKIAELRIKNKELYYLTETQKRIISILAHDVRNPLASIKNIMELKQSDILDAQEAAEMMKMVAGQLNNTIEMVENVVNWGKMHLKFGQLQLTDFNLHAVVEGIFGSEGLSSKAKGNKLVNNVPDATIVHADERALEFVLRNLISNSNKFTENGHIIIDVTQTGLKTTLWVKDTGVGMPPEKARTLFEGDATSTLGTNKEKGSGLGLMLVKEFIERLNGTINVESEINKGSTFTIEI, encoded by the coding sequence ATGATCTCTGCCCCTATCCCCGAAAACGAAGGCACCCGTATTTCAACGCTCCACAACAGCTGTTTGCTGGATACGCCGCAGGAAGCTGAATTTGACGAAATAGTAAAACTTGCGTCGCTGCTTTGTAACACCCCTATTTCGCTGATCAGCCTGGTAGATACCGACCGGCAGTGGTTTAAAGCCAGGATTGGGCTTGATGTGAACGAAACACACCGCGATGTGTCGTTTTGCAGCCACGCCATATTACAGGACCAGCTATTTGAAGTTAGGGATGCCATACTGGATGACCGTTTTAATGATAACCCGCTGGTAACAACTGATCCTTCTATCCGTTTTTATGCGGGCATGCCCCTGGTTACCAGCAATGGCAGCCGACTTGGTACCTTATGCGTAATTGACCGGACCCCGGGTGAGCTTTCTGAAAAACAACGCTTTGGGCTTAAGGTGCTTGCCAATAATGTTATAAAAATTGCCGAACTAAGGATTAAAAACAAAGAGCTTTATTACCTTACAGAAACTCAAAAAAGAATAATTTCGATTTTGGCACATGATGTGCGCAATCCACTGGCATCTATAAAAAATATTATGGAGCTAAAGCAGTCAGACATTTTAGATGCGCAAGAGGCCGCCGAAATGATGAAAATGGTTGCCGGCCAGCTGAATAATACCATAGAAATGGTTGAAAATGTAGTGAACTGGGGGAAAATGCACTTAAAATTCGGGCAACTTCAGTTAACAGATTTTAACCTGCATGCTGTTGTTGAGGGTATTTTTGGTTCGGAGGGATTAAGCAGCAAGGCGAAGGGAAATAAATTGGTTAATAATGTGCCTGATGCAACTATAGTTCATGCTGATGAAAGGGCACTGGAGTTTGTGTTACGCAACCTCATAAGCAACTCCAACAAATTCACCGAAAATGGCCATATAATCATTGATGTAACTCAAACCGGCTTAAAAACAACTTTGTGGGTAAAGGATACCGGCGTTGGGATGCCCCCGGAAAAAGCCCGGACCTTATTTGAAGGTGATGCAACCTCAACTTTAGGTACAAATAAAGAAAAAGGCAGCGGGCTGGGCCTGATGCTGGTTAAAGAATTTATTGAACGCCTTAACGGAACAATAAATGTAGAGAGCGAAATAAATAAAGGTAGTACCTTTACCATTGAAATTTAA
- a CDS encoding cupin domain-containing protein: protein MDTSIFRYFKDIETKEIAPGFFSKLIHTETNTINFIEVKAGCSVPRHKHVHQQCSFVIEGEFELTVNDIPQKLDSSLFAVIPSNVWHGGTAITDCRLIDIFSPVREDYRNL from the coding sequence ATGGACACATCTATCTTTCGTTACTTTAAAGACATTGAGACCAAAGAAATAGCCCCCGGCTTTTTCTCAAAATTAATTCATACTGAAACAAATACCATAAACTTTATTGAGGTTAAGGCTGGTTGTTCCGTACCGCGGCATAAGCATGTGCACCAACAATGTTCATTTGTTATTGAAGGCGAATTTGAGCTAACGGTTAATGACATCCCGCAAAAACTTGATTCCAGTTTATTTGCCGTAATCCCTTCAAATGTGTGGCATGGCGGCACTGCGATTACCGACTGCAGGTTAATTGATATTTTTAGTCCGGTAAGGGAAGACTACCGAAACTTGTAA
- a CDS encoding GNAT family N-acetyltransferase → MPVTKALQTDVPALNLLVNSAYRGETSKLGWTTEANLLDGMRIDEETLTGYFNDPVVTILKNTDENDLINGCVYLEVRGDKLYVGMFSVSPLLQGKGIGRDLLLAAEAYAKQVNCHTLTMTVISIRHELISWYERRGYKATGEVLPFHVDKKFGVARQPIELLVLEKYV, encoded by the coding sequence ATGCCTGTAACCAAAGCCCTTCAAACCGACGTACCTGCACTTAACCTATTGGTGAACAGTGCCTATCGTGGTGAAACCTCGAAACTGGGATGGACCACCGAAGCCAATTTACTTGACGGTATGCGGATTGATGAAGAAACATTAACCGGTTATTTTAACGACCCGGTTGTTACCATATTAAAAAACACAGATGAAAACGACCTTATAAACGGTTGTGTTTACCTGGAAGTTCGCGGGGATAAGTTATATGTTGGCATGTTCAGTGTTTCGCCGCTATTGCAGGGTAAGGGGATTGGCCGCGATTTGTTGCTGGCTGCTGAAGCTTATGCCAAACAGGTTAACTGCCACACGTTAACTATGACTGTTATCAGCATAAGGCATGAGCTGATCAGCTGGTACGAGCGCCGCGGATACAAGGCAACCGGCGAAGTTCTTCCCTTTCACGTTGATAAAAAATTTGGAGTTGCCCGCCAGCCTATTGAATTGTTAGTGCTGGAGAAGTACGTGTAG
- a CDS encoding DUF1493 family protein, with translation MEEIHPQLKEFIVDYCTKYKIRKIDAGALSLDTSIDLDLDIVDIEIDLFLAEFAEKFRVDQSKFSWYKYGYPTGSASVKVIRTVFGYEAKWVKRLSNHIYKPRFRVSNLQEAVTTGKLL, from the coding sequence ATGGAAGAGATACACCCTCAGTTAAAAGAATTTATAGTTGATTATTGCACAAAGTACAAGATCAGGAAAATAGATGCAGGTGCTTTGAGCCTTGATACCAGCATTGATCTTGACCTTGACATTGTTGATATAGAGATAGACCTATTTTTAGCTGAATTTGCCGAAAAATTTAGGGTTGATCAATCTAAATTCAGTTGGTATAAGTATGGTTATCCAACCGGCTCTGCAAGTGTTAAAGTGATCCGGACAGTGTTTGGATACGAAGCAAAATGGGTGAAACGTTTATCAAACCACATTTATAAACCACGCTTCAGGGTAAGTAATTTACAGGAAGCCGTTACTACAGGAAAGCTATTATAA
- a CDS encoding glycoside hydrolase family 97 protein, with protein MLTLKKSALLIFLLAFGQLNALAKKPVTITSPDAKIKFSLSTNAKGLYYKVFYKGVLMVDESPLRITFKEGGMFNHTLFIGATKIEKLTEDYELVTGKASKVHSECNRVIIPVTEQGGAKRTLNVEVRIFNDGAAFRYVIPKQKGWPAAVNITDEVNSFNLTQNPKVTALLRENYTTSHEGIYTKTKLNDLKEDTLIDLPALFEYPKGLYMAITEAALRDYAGMYLMKHNGALQTRLSPLPRQTELKVKATLPHNSPWRVMMISDKPGAFIESNILTNLNEPCKIKDLSWLKPGKTTFPWWNGDVVPDSINAPGNNYVTNMYYVDFCAKYGIEYHSVVEYGLHEWYVNDGAGFQPGPNSDPSKAVPGLDMQQLCDSAAKKGVGIRVWVHFYALYPKLDETFAQYEKWGIKGLMCDFMDRDDQEMVNMQEEILQKAALHHLHIQFHGAYKPTGTSRTYPNEFTREGTLNYENDKWSDVVTPDADIDIPFTRMLAGSTDYHLGGFHAASARQFKVHYTRPFVQGTRCHMLAMYVVLENNLGMVCDDPQAYINQPGFDFIQQVPTTWDETRVIDAKPGKWLAIARRKGNEWYVGAITNHEVRTITHTLDFLPDGKYTAEFYSDAPATDPDLNHLTKGTKQLDKHTVINMILAAGGGQVIHIKPIK; from the coding sequence ATGCTGACCTTAAAAAAATCTGCCCTTCTTATTTTTTTGCTTGCCTTTGGACAGCTAAATGCATTGGCAAAAAAGCCAGTTACCATAACATCGCCTGACGCGAAAATAAAATTCTCGCTAAGCACCAACGCTAAAGGATTATACTATAAAGTATTTTATAAGGGCGTACTGATGGTTGATGAATCTCCGCTCAGGATCACTTTTAAGGAAGGAGGAATGTTTAACCACACGCTTTTTATCGGTGCAACAAAGATTGAAAAACTGACGGAAGATTACGAATTGGTAACAGGCAAGGCAAGCAAAGTGCACAGCGAATGTAACCGGGTAATTATTCCGGTAACTGAGCAAGGGGGGGCCAAGAGAACATTAAATGTTGAGGTACGCATATTTAATGACGGTGCTGCTTTCAGGTATGTAATCCCAAAACAAAAGGGGTGGCCTGCCGCGGTAAATATTACTGACGAAGTAAACAGCTTTAATCTTACCCAAAATCCAAAAGTAACGGCTCTTTTACGCGAAAACTATACCACATCGCACGAGGGCATTTATACCAAAACAAAGCTCAATGACCTAAAGGAAGATACATTAATTGACCTGCCCGCTTTGTTTGAATATCCAAAAGGATTGTACATGGCCATTACTGAAGCCGCGCTTAGAGATTACGCAGGCATGTACCTGATGAAGCATAACGGCGCTTTACAAACCCGCCTTTCGCCGTTACCCCGTCAAACAGAACTAAAAGTAAAAGCGACTTTACCACATAACAGCCCCTGGCGGGTGATGATGATCAGCGATAAGCCAGGCGCGTTTATTGAATCGAATATCCTAACCAACTTGAATGAGCCCTGCAAAATAAAAGATCTTTCGTGGCTAAAACCCGGCAAAACAACCTTCCCCTGGTGGAATGGCGACGTGGTGCCGGATTCCATTAATGCCCCGGGAAATAATTACGTAACCAATATGTATTATGTTGATTTTTGTGCCAAATATGGAATTGAGTATCATTCGGTGGTTGAATACGGCTTGCACGAGTGGTACGTAAATGATGGTGCGGGGTTTCAGCCCGGCCCGAATTCTGATCCTTCTAAAGCTGTGCCTGGTTTGGACATGCAGCAGCTTTGTGATTCGGCAGCAAAAAAAGGGGTTGGAATCAGGGTTTGGGTACATTTTTATGCGCTTTATCCAAAACTGGACGAAACATTTGCACAATATGAAAAATGGGGTATAAAAGGGTTGATGTGTGATTTTATGGATCGCGATGATCAGGAAATGGTGAACATGCAGGAGGAAATATTACAAAAGGCAGCACTACACCATTTGCACATCCAGTTTCACGGGGCCTATAAACCGACAGGCACCAGCAGAACTTATCCTAACGAATTTACACGTGAGGGTACACTGAACTACGAGAACGACAAGTGGAGTGATGTGGTGACACCTGATGCTGATATCGATATTCCCTTTACCCGAATGCTGGCCGGATCAACAGATTATCATTTAGGCGGGTTCCACGCAGCGTCAGCGCGTCAATTTAAGGTACATTATACCAGACCCTTTGTTCAGGGTACACGCTGTCATATGCTTGCAATGTATGTGGTATTAGAAAACAATTTGGGGATGGTTTGTGACGATCCGCAAGCATACATTAATCAGCCGGGATTTGATTTTATACAACAGGTACCTACTACATGGGACGAAACACGGGTGATTGATGCCAAACCCGGCAAATGGCTGGCGATTGCCCGGAGAAAGGGTAATGAATGGTATGTTGGCGCAATTACCAATCACGAAGTTCGTACCATAACGCATACTTTAGATTTTTTACCGGATGGCAAATACACAGCTGAGTTTTACAGCGATGCACCGGCAACCGACCCAGATTTAAATCACTTGACTAAGGGTACAAAGCAATTGGATAAACACACTGTTATAAATATGATATTAGCGGCAGGCGGAGGTCAGGTGATACATATTAAACCGATTAAATAG
- a CDS encoding BamA/TamA family outer membrane protein yields the protein MLFVLFSGISAAAYGQVSAPADSLKADSLRIARKNIKPADNLNKQYDIGDLYGDLFHPHKVPDSLHKKSGITIIPNIASNPTIGSQIGIKAVAGIKLGSDPNTLLSVASTSASITTKGIIYFYINHNVFTPGNKWNFQGSLVAAKTVSPDFGLGIGRGNYDSEENHVLSDPERKGHALHSYYFNLREKAYKQVVKNLFLGAGLSFDVRRSITEKGDTAGKLTPSKVYNSRYGFPQDHYSANGFLFNAEYTTRDNQNRAYKGIYADAGFRINQTWIGSTKSSVQFTTDFRKYFSLSERNPEHVIAIWNWGSYLISGAVPYLELPGSGRDVNFRSGRGYTVTYFKGTQYNYSEIEYRFPILRNKFISGVTFFNMQTANDEMGTKLFQVWQPGGGGGLRVLFNKATRTNLCLDYAFGKYGSKGFFLGLNEAF from the coding sequence TTGCTATTCGTTTTATTTTCGGGTATCAGCGCGGCAGCTTATGGACAAGTTTCTGCCCCGGCTGATTCATTGAAAGCGGATTCGTTACGTATTGCCCGGAAAAATATAAAACCAGCAGATAATCTCAATAAGCAGTATGACATCGGCGATCTCTACGGCGACTTATTCCATCCCCATAAAGTTCCTGATTCTCTTCATAAAAAATCAGGGATCACCATTATACCTAATATTGCTTCAAACCCTACTATTGGTTCGCAAATAGGAATAAAGGCAGTTGCAGGGATTAAATTGGGGAGCGATCCCAATACCCTGCTGTCAGTTGCTTCAACCTCAGCTTCCATCACCACCAAGGGGATCATTTATTTTTATATTAACCATAACGTTTTTACGCCCGGTAATAAATGGAACTTTCAGGGCAGCCTGGTAGCAGCAAAAACAGTTTCGCCCGATTTTGGGTTGGGTATTGGGCGCGGAAATTACGATAGCGAGGAAAATCATGTGTTGAGCGACCCTGAACGTAAGGGGCATGCCTTACATTCTTATTATTTTAACCTCAGGGAGAAGGCATACAAGCAGGTGGTTAAAAACCTGTTTTTAGGTGCCGGTCTCTCTTTCGATGTACGGCGAAGTATCACAGAGAAAGGTGATACGGCAGGCAAATTAACGCCTTCGAAAGTTTACAATAGCAGGTATGGCTTTCCGCAGGATCATTACTCAGCAAATGGCTTTCTGTTTAACGCTGAATATACTACCCGAGATAACCAAAACCGTGCTTATAAGGGGATTTACGCTGATGCCGGGTTCCGGATTAATCAAACATGGATAGGGAGTACCAAAAGTTCGGTACAGTTTACTACAGATTTCAGGAAATATTTTAGCCTGTCTGAACGTAACCCCGAACATGTTATCGCTATTTGGAACTGGGGATCATATCTCATCAGCGGCGCTGTACCTTATCTTGAATTGCCCGGATCAGGCCGCGATGTTAACTTCCGAAGCGGACGGGGATACACCGTAACTTATTTTAAAGGTACCCAGTACAATTACTCCGAAATAGAATATCGCTTCCCGATATTAAGGAACAAGTTCATCAGCGGGGTTACCTTCTTTAATATGCAAACTGCCAACGATGAGATGGGTACCAAATTATTCCAGGTTTGGCAGCCCGGGGGCGGTGGTGGTTTGCGCGTGCTGTTTAATAAAGCTACGCGTACCAACTTATGCCTTGACTATGCTTTTGGCAAATATGGTTCAAAAGGATTCTTTTTGGGCTTGAATGAAGCTTTTTAA
- a CDS encoding PspC domain-containing protein, which yields MLQKILTFFERYSFGVCTYLGEKFNVSIGKIRLFFIYSSFLAVGFPLIFYIFAGIVLDIRKFVKRVHTRVTDL from the coding sequence ATGTTGCAAAAGATCCTTACTTTTTTTGAACGGTACTCTTTCGGGGTATGTACTTACCTTGGCGAAAAGTTCAATGTTTCTATTGGTAAGATCAGGTTATTCTTCATCTACTCATCTTTCCTTGCGGTAGGTTTTCCACTCATCTTCTACATATTTGCCGGTATAGTGCTCGATATCCGCAAGTTTGTAAAAAGAGTACATACCCGGGTTACAGACCTTTAG
- a CDS encoding DUF2851 family protein: protein MLFPEDFLHYVWKFRLFERMELQTTGGEQLEIFSAGMHNSDSGPDFQNARIRIGETVWAGNVEVHISSSDWQKHGHTTDDSYSNVILHVVYKDDKPLVLANGRRVPTLELQNRIPDELHSKYHNLVFGNQVIIPCEANIGGVDVLTMHNWLTRVLVERLEKRSAAVIDALNINRGDWEETFYQFLAANFGFKTNALPFELLAKSLPQITLAKNRNSSLQIEALIYGQAGFLDGDFKDEYPSKLKSEYEFLQKKYKLVPIEKHLWKFMRLRPQNFPTIRLAQFAALVVQANHLFSKVLEVKDVKALRDLFSEIKVNPYWETHYKFDTESAPSSKNMGASSIDILLLNTLALFLFSYGKHNQSQHYINRSLKLLEHLPNENNNIITDFANLGVKITTAFESQALLELKNNYCNYKKCLQCGVGNRILKSG from the coding sequence ATGCTTTTTCCCGAGGATTTTTTGCACTACGTATGGAAGTTCAGACTTTTTGAACGGATGGAATTGCAAACTACCGGTGGGGAACAATTAGAGATCTTTTCGGCGGGTATGCATAATTCAGATTCGGGGCCCGATTTTCAAAATGCAAGGATCAGGATAGGGGAGACCGTTTGGGCCGGCAATGTGGAAGTGCATATTTCATCGTCCGACTGGCAAAAACACGGCCATACTACTGATGATTCTTACAGTAACGTAATATTGCATGTAGTTTATAAAGACGATAAGCCGCTGGTGCTCGCCAACGGTCGCAGGGTGCCCACGCTCGAGCTGCAAAACCGCATCCCTGATGAGCTGCATAGCAAATACCACAACCTGGTTTTTGGTAATCAGGTAATCATTCCCTGCGAAGCAAACATTGGCGGTGTTGACGTGCTTACCATGCACAACTGGCTTACCCGTGTACTGGTTGAGCGGCTGGAGAAACGTTCGGCAGCGGTGATTGATGCACTTAATATTAATCGTGGCGACTGGGAGGAAACATTTTACCAGTTTTTAGCTGCAAATTTCGGCTTTAAAACCAATGCGCTGCCATTTGAACTCCTGGCAAAATCATTACCTCAAATTACACTGGCAAAAAATAGGAACAGCTCGCTTCAAATTGAGGCGCTAATATATGGGCAGGCAGGCTTTCTGGACGGTGATTTTAAAGACGAGTATCCTTCAAAACTTAAAAGTGAATATGAGTTTTTGCAAAAAAAATATAAGCTGGTGCCCATTGAAAAGCATTTGTGGAAGTTTATGCGGCTTCGGCCGCAAAACTTTCCAACAATAAGGCTGGCCCAGTTTGCTGCGTTGGTGGTGCAGGCCAATCATTTATTTTCAAAGGTGCTTGAGGTAAAGGATGTAAAAGCATTGCGGGATTTGTTTTCAGAAATAAAAGTTAACCCTTACTGGGAAACACATTACAAGTTTGATACCGAATCAGCCCCATCTTCAAAAAATATGGGTGCTTCATCAATTGATATATTGCTGTTAAATACATTGGCGTTATTTTTGTTTAGCTATGGTAAACACAATCAAAGTCAGCATTATATTAATCGCAGTTTGAAGTTGTTGGAGCATTTACCAAACGAAAACAATAATATTATAACAGATTTTGCTAACTTAGGAGTGAAAATAACCACTGCGTTTGAATCGCAAGCGTTGCTTGAACTAAAAAATAATTACTGTAATTATAAGAAATGCCTGCAATGCGGCGTTGGTAATAGGATATTAAAATCAGGTTGA